From one Triticum aestivum cultivar Chinese Spring chromosome 4B, IWGSC CS RefSeq v2.1, whole genome shotgun sequence genomic stretch:
- the LOC123092762 gene encoding chloride conductance regulatory protein ICln gives MAPGLKRFTDVAGDGTPRLDDAAGEELMCVERAASVALGSRAPEPPGTLFITTRRVIWLSEAEKGKGYAVDFLDITLHAVSRDPEAYPSPCLYTQIEAEADSDEEDGDFDSEANGDSQLPKISEMRIILADAAQLDSLFDAFCHCAELNPDPTAEENEDGEGMTNGGWIHGDEDEHMVDGIDPEFFIPTPIGQNGGDGLSSSVLELQINDQRFEDAEEEEARENGH, from the exons ATGGCGCCAGGGCTCAAACGCTTCACCGACGTCGCCGGAGACGGCACGCCCCGCCTCGACGACGCCGCCGGCGAGGAGCTCATGTGCGTGGAGCGCGCCGCCTCGGTCGCCCTCGGCAGCCGCGCGCCGGAGCCCCCGGgaaccctcttcatcaccaccAG GAGGGTGATTTGGCTCAGCGAGGCGGAGAAGGGCAAAGGATACGCGGTGGACTTCCTGGACATCACGCTCCACGCAGTGTCGCGCGACCCGGAGGCGTACCCCTCGCCGTGCCTCTACACTCAG ATTGAAGCCGAAGCTGACTCTGATGAAGAGGATGGTGATTTTGACTCTGAAGCAAATGGTGACTCACAGCTACCAAAAATCTCTGAGATGCGTATTATACTGGCAGATGCTGCCCAAC TAGATTCACTTTTTGATGCCTTCTGCCATTGTGCTGAGCTGAACCCTGATCCTACTGCTG AAGAAAATGAAGATGGTGAGGGTATGACCAATGGTGGTTGGATTCATGGTGATGAAGATGAACACATGGTTGATG GAATCGACCCTGAGTTTTTTATTCCCACCCCGATAGGTCAAAATGGTGGAGATGGCCTCAGTTCTTCAGTACTTGAG CTTCAAATCAATGACCAGCGTTTCGAGgatgcggaggaagaggaggcccgTGAAAATGGGCATTAA